The genomic window CCGGTGTTGATGAAATAAGCCGTGGGCTTCATCAGCCTGAACTCGCGTTCACCCATGAAGCCGCGCGTTGAAGCAGCGAGCGCGCAGTGCAGACTGACGTAATCCGACTCCCGCAGGAGCGCATCGAGACTTACCAGCTCAACCTTGTGTGCCGTCGCTTCCTCGGGGCGGCAGTGGCGCGAGTACGCCAGCACTCTCATGCCGAACGGCTCCAGCAGACGAATGAGTTCCCAAGAGATTCGCCCCAAACCCACGATACCGAGCGTCTGGCCCACGAGGTCGTCACCCGTGACGTTCGCTTGGTTGCCCCAATTGCCGGAGCGGGCCATGCGTTCCTGGGCGGACAGTCGTTTCGCCAACGCGAGGATGAACAGCATCGCTGCGGACGCCGTGGAATGGGTGAGCGAGGCGGGCGCGTTAAACACGGCTACGTCGTTCTCCGTGCAAGCGGCGAGATCAATCTTGTCGGTGCCCACACCGGCGCGACCAATGACCACGAGCCGGTCCGCCCCCTTCGCAAATGCCGCTCGCCGCACGTAGGGGCGGATGAGCACGATCCCGTCGGCCGCCGCCACGTGGTGCGGTTCGAGTTGCATGTGGTAAAGCTTTTCCCCATAAGCCGCCCCAAGCGTGACGGGGGACTGGTCCATGAGGAATCCGTGGCGGACATGCGGCGCGGTTTGCAGCATGTCCTCACCGAAATAGCCCGTGGCGACTTTGCCGGTGGCATCCAGAAAATCACCGGAATAGAAAACTTCAAATGGGCGCATGACCGGCTACCAGTTCTTGAGGTCGTTTTCCGTCGTGATCTCAACGCGCGCGTTCGGTCGCGACGTGAAATCATCGCGCAGCCGCGTGCCCAGACCGGGTTTTGCTGGCAGGGAAAGATGACCGTCCGCAATCGGGATGTGGTCCGTGACCACGTCGCCATACCAACCTTCCTCGTAGGTGTAACTGCGCACGGTTTCCATGATCAGCGCGTTCGGGATGTGCAGCATCAGATGAGCGGCGGCCCACAGACCAACCGGCCCGATGGTGTCGTGGGACGTGATCGGCAGGAAGTAAGTATCGGCCAGGCTGCAAATTTTGCGTCCCTCGGTAATGCCGCCACCCCAGGAGAAGTCCGGCATGATGATGTCCGCGGCCGGTTTCTCGATCCATGGGCGGAAATTGTAGCGGGTGAAAACGCGCTCGCTCTGACAGATGGGAATCTTTGTGGCCTGCTTCAACCGCACGTATGCATCCACGTTGTCCGGCGGCATGATTTCCTCCAACCAAAGAATGTCGTAAGGCTCGAGCGCACGAGCAATGCGGGTCGCGGTCGGCAAATCCCAGCGCGCGTGACCTTCAATGGCGATGGCCATGCGATCGCCCACGGCGCGACGGATGTCCTCGACGATGCTCAACCCCTGCTTGAGGTCGTCGTTGGAAATCGCGTGGCCGAGCACACCGGCGGCGGTCTTGCCGCCCCAGACGACGTAGGGCGCGCGCGGATCCGCCGGACCGGAGAGCGTGGCGCCGAACTGGTCAAACGGCCAGATTTTCATGGCCCGGATGCCTTGGCGGAGGAGGTCTTCCGCCAGTTCGCCCGCGCGCCCTTCCAGCCACAGGTCGAGGTCGGGATATTTTCCGTAACCGACACAGGTGTTGTAAATGGGCACGCGCTCGCGATTGCGCCCCCCCAGCAAATTGTAGATTGGCTGCCCCGTGTGCTGTCCTGCCAGGTCCCACAGCGCGATGTCCACGGCTGAAATGGCGCGCATCTCCGCGCCGGCGGAACCGCAAAAGTTCACCAGCGAAAACATGTTGTTCCAGTGGTTCTCGAGGTTGAGCGGGTCGCGGCCAATCAGCAGCGGCGCCAACACGTCGTGAATGACCGCCGCCACCGCCCGTGGCGTGTAATAGGTTTCGCCGAGGCCCACG from Verrucomicrobiota bacterium includes these protein-coding regions:
- a CDS encoding mandelate racemase/muconate lactonizing enzyme family protein produces the protein MNITKIETIWFQAVPESEWLKHNPRSRQALPNNLWVRIYTDDGLVGLGETYYTPRAVAAVIHDVLAPLLIGRDPLNLENHWNNMFSLVNFCGSAGAEMRAISAVDIALWDLAGQHTGQPIYNLLGGRNRERVPIYNTCVGYGKYPDLDLWLEGRAGELAEDLLRQGIRAMKIWPFDQFGATLSGPADPRAPYVVWGGKTAAGVLGHAISNDDLKQGLSIVEDIRRAVGDRMAIAIEGHARWDLPTATRIARALEPYDILWLEEIMPPDNVDAYVRLKQATKIPICQSERVFTRYNFRPWIEKPAADIIMPDFSWGGGITEGRKICSLADTYFLPITSHDTIGPVGLWAAAHLMLHIPNALIMETVRSYTYEEGWYGDVVTDHIPIADGHLSLPAKPGLGTRLRDDFTSRPNARVEITTENDLKNW